TCCATAATAAAAACAAATGCTCCCGTTGGGAGCAGGAGCATTTGTTAAAATATGTCTAAAATATCTTAATTTACGCTGTATTTTAAAAAGAATGGCTCTTCCTTGTTTATCGGGTAAGAACCATCTTCTTTGTTGCCACATATCTATCGGCGTTTAATTTATAAAAATAGACTCCACTCGGTGTTTTAGAAGCATCCCAACTTACCGATTTGAACCCTGCATCTTGCATCTCATCAACAACTGTTGCCACTTCACGTCCGAGCACATCGTATATAACCAACTTTACATGACTCCTACTGGATATCTGGTATCGAATCTCAGTTACGAGGTTGAAAGGATTGGGGTAGTTTTGCTCAATTGCGAATGTAGATGGCAATTCGAATGATTTATCTTTGACAGCTACAATCGTTGATGGTGAAAATTTAAAGACAGTTTGGGGGCGTGGTGTGTATGGAATCGGCAAACCATACCGGCAAACATGGAACCATGAGAGTGAATCTTTTTCAAAGCCGACTAAAATTGGTCGATTTGTTCCGATCGAGTCGACAGTTTTGTAAACGAATGATATCGACGAATCACTTTTATCAAGTATTAACCGGAATATTCCATTATTATTTGAATACCATGTAGATGAATTGAAATTCCACTCTATCGTGAAAATTTCAGGCTCCGTTTTATATCTGATCATCGAATAAAGAAGAGGTGGATCACCCATTATTTTATCCAGTTGAAAATCTCTGTAATATGGTACAATAAAATTACCTGGTAGACCTGTAGGTTGTCTCTGAGAACCAGGAATATCCCAGTTTCCAGTATAACCGTTTAAATTTATATGTTGAGTATCTATTAACGATGCTGTAAGAGAAATGGCACCATCGACGCCAACCCAGGCATATTGTAACTGTTCTCCAAAGAAAGTAAAAGGAAATCCAATATCAACTGGCCCGCTTGTGCCATCATCTAACGGATCTAAATAAGAATTTGTGTTTGGTGGACGCTGGAAGAATTGTGTCAATCGTACAAATGTGGTATCTGCTTCAACCCAATCATATACTGCTGTGGTATCAAGCGAGTAACCATTTTGTTTTAAACCAACGACTACGAAACGAACTGTATTCGAAATACCGATAATGCTGTCAAGTCCAAAATACTTATAATACCATTGTACAACAGAACCGGAAGGAAATGGTGGAATTATTACTTGAAGAATGCTGTCGCTATTTATTGTTGCCTTTATCGAATCGAATAGTTTTTGATCTCGTTGATAATAAACCCAATAACTTCCTATTTTGTCAGAATCATCAAGTGAACAGAGTTTGAGAAAATTTATTTGTAGTGATTCACTATCGGTGATACCACCTTCCCAAGAATAATAAGGAATTACAGGTGGTATATTAGTTCTTACCCTCATCGAATACCACCAATTGTATGCAGAAGTATAAAGAGTGTCATCCTCAAAAGGACCTCGTGCGACCCAACCGCGTTTCACTAAAGCTGTTGGAACGCCTGCGCAATTTGATGGACCGCTATCATGCTCGTAAAATTTCCAAACACGAGACGGATAGTTCTCATCTGTTGTGCTGATTGGACCATCTGAACCCCATGCTCGCATCCTCGTAGCGAAATCTGTCACATGATAATTAGGTGAGGTTATATCCATAGTAATAAAAAATGCATCACCTTTTTTTACATCAATCCCATGTCCAAGTGTATCAAGGGGAACGCGTTTATCCATGACGGATTCAATTTAAATTGATATCCGCCGTTCCCCCAAATCTCGTCTCCAAGTGGATCAAATGTTGCTGTATCTATCGGTGCGGTTGATATCCAGTTTGTGTCGGTTGCCTTATCGCGGAATGGCGTAATGCCATTATCCAAATCATTTGTATCGAGATAATATCCCCAATTCAAACAGGGCGGGGGATATGGTGAAAAGCCGGGACCTTGTCCCCGAAATATATTCGATTTAAAAATTCTTATAGAGACAGTTGAATCGTAATTATTAACTTCACTCATTGACCAAAAAAGTGTGTCAATGGTTCCATCCGCAGGAGCAACAAACCATTGACCGAATACATCTTTGTGGTTTCCTCCAAAATATGAGGTAGGTTGATATACATCGGGTGAGTAGCCGAAAATAAAATCAACCTTACAACTCGATTGCAATCTAACTCCACTTTTTGAATTGATATAATTAACAGCCCGTTCACTCGGTTTGAGTGGAATTACTTCATTGTTAGGTGAGACTAGATATTTCACCTGCCCAAAAGTGATCTGACTACAAACTATAATTACTAATAAAAATATCCGCATACCAACCCCTCTTTTTAATTATTAGATTATAAAAAATATTAACAACCGGTGATCCCTTCCATCTGAATGCCATTATTCGAAAAGTTAATCACCCGCCTGATTCATTGAATAAGTTAGGAACAATTATATTAAAAATCAATTGGGAAATCCCTGATTTATAAATAATCTTCAGCTTGAATCTAATCGAACAATTTGTTAGATTGAATCCAATAAACAATCTAATTTGAAGAAAATGAATAGGTCAAACTTTAAGCAAATCTTTCACATTTTAATTTTGCTGGTTTTTACATCAGTGGCTGCTTTCGGGCAGGGGAATACGGTTTATGAATTTTTAAGGAACGAACCCAGTGCACGGGTAGCGGCTCTTGGTGGAAGTTTTTTGATGGCAACCGACGACCCAAATACAATATTTTATAATCCTGCCGGAATTACAACTCTCTCATCAACCAAATTATCGGTTGGATTTATGAAACATCTTCTCGATATCAACGCCGGTATTTTAAGTTACGGTATGGAATTGAAAGATATCGGTATGATTGGCGCGGGAGTAAAATATATAAACTACGGAGATTTCAAGAGAACCGGTGAAGAAGGACAAGACCTCGGTACATTCAGTGCGGGAGAATTTGCTTTTGTTCTTGGTTACGGCGATAAATTGCTGGATAATCTAAGTTATGGGGCAAACGCGAAGTTCGTATATTCATCGATTGCCGAAGTTAATTCTTCAGGCGCTGCACTCGATTTTGGTTTAAGTTATTCTGCAATTCCGGGAAGATTACATGTTGGTGCAAGTGTTATGAATCTGGGAACACAACTGGATCCATATATGAATACTAGGGAGAAATTACCTGTCGATGTTGCAATCGGTGCAGCTGTTTATCCCGAGCATCTGCCGGCTATTGTTTTTATCGATTTTCACAAACTTACAGAATCGGAAAAGAAATTTATAAATCATTTCAAACAATTTTCCGTTGGTGTTGAATTTCTTGCGAGCCCCAATTTTCAATTGAGAGTTGGATATAACAACGAGAGACGTCAGGAATTGGAACTCGGACAAACCGCAGGTATGGCAGGATTTTCAATCGGCGGTGGATTTTTTAACGATATGTATAATATCGATTATGGATTTACATCGCTCGGTATGATTGGCGCAATTCACCGTATCAACATCGGTTTTCGTTTCGAATAAAATAAAATGATTAGTGGAGGAGTATATTTTCGAGTATCTGCTTACTCA
The genomic region above belongs to Ignavibacteriales bacterium and contains:
- a CDS encoding T9SS type A sorting domain-containing protein, giving the protein MDKRVPLDTLGHGIDVKKGDAFFITMDITSPNYHVTDFATRMRAWGSDGPISTTDENYPSRVWKFYEHDSGPSNCAGVPTALVKRGWVARGPFEDDTLYTSAYNWWYSMRVRTNIPPVIPYYSWEGGITDSESLQINFLKLCSLDDSDKIGSYWVYYQRDQKLFDSIKATINSDSILQVIIPPFPSGSVVQWYYKYFGLDSIIGISNTVRFVVVGLKQNGYSLDTTAVYDWVEADTTFVRLTQFFQRPPNTNSYLDPLDDGTSGPVDIGFPFTFFGEQLQYAWVGVDGAISLTASLIDTQHINLNGYTGNWDIPGSQRQPTGLPGNFIVPYYRDFQLDKIMGDPPLLYSMIRYKTEPEIFTIEWNFNSSTWYSNNNGIFRLILDKSDSSISFVYKTVDSIGTNRPILVGFEKDSLSWFHVCRYGLPIPYTPRPQTVFKFSPSTIVAVKDKSFELPSTFAIEQNYPNPFNLVTEIRYQISSRSHVKLVIYDVLGREVATVVDEMQDAGFKSVSWDASKTPSGVYFYKLNADRYVATKKMVLTR
- the porQ gene encoding type IX secretion system protein PorQ, whose product is MNRSNFKQIFHILILLVFTSVAAFGQGNTVYEFLRNEPSARVAALGGSFLMATDDPNTIFYNPAGITTLSSTKLSVGFMKHLLDINAGILSYGMELKDIGMIGAGVKYINYGDFKRTGEEGQDLGTFSAGEFAFVLGYGDKLLDNLSYGANAKFVYSSIAEVNSSGAALDFGLSYSAIPGRLHVGASVMNLGTQLDPYMNTREKLPVDVAIGAAVYPEHLPAIVFIDFHKLTESEKKFINHFKQFSVGVEFLASPNFQLRVGYNNERRQELELGQTAGMAGFSIGGGFFNDMYNIDYGFTSLGMIGAIHRINIGFRFE